GtcaggggcagcagggcaggaggccagCCTTGAGCCCAGCGTGCCTTGGCCACTGTCTCCAGCCAGCCAAGAACGGGCATGGCCCCAgtctaggatttatttttatttacttttccaaaaCTGAGCGTTGAGCTTTGGGCCAGCACCTGTGGGGTGTGGGTGAGGAGGGCAGCAGATTCCTGTGAACagtggtgaagcgtctgccttcggctcaggtcatgaacaaggtcctgggatcagcccagtgtccttgctcagcagggagcctgcttctccctcctcctctgcccttccccctacttgtgctctttcacacccacaagctctctctctgtcaagtaaataaaatattaaaaaaagaagattcctgTGAACAAGGAAACAGAGCTGCTGTgatgccccacccctgccctgtgcccccagcCCTCCTTCCTCAACGCCCCCACAACGGCCCGCCCCAGGCCTTTAAAACCTCCATGCCTCCCTCTCCCGCTGGACGGAGGCTCCGAGTGAGCACCATGCAGCTGAATTTCAGCGGCCTGCAGGCCCTGGTGACAGGGGCAGGGAAAGGTGGGTATGTGTAGAGTGGGTGAGGGTGCGGGAGGGGCTGAGCTGGAGAGGAAGGTGGGGTCTCCCCTGAAGCCTCACAGGCCTGTGTTGGGGATCCTGGGAGTCCCTCCATGCCTGTCACAGACCGCCCCGCCAGCAATTATCCGCCCCCTGCACTCCTAGCAGCCCCTGGACCTGAGCCCAGGCTGATGTCCACCACGTAGCAGGCTGTGTTGGAACAGGACACTGGCCACTCTCTGGTCAGTGCAAGCAAGTCCCCCGCCCCTGGACGGTGGCCCTCAGGCTCAGAGATCCAGCCGGGGCCTCTTCCCCCGGCCCAGTGGGAAGGAGCTGCTCTCCGGGGCCTCCCGTGGTCAGATCCTGGCTGGCCGAGCTTCTGACTCAGACGGCCTCTTGCCCCATGGTGTCCATCCTCTGGCCAGCACCTTGTTCTTTCCTCAGTGAAAGGGGCTGCCGCCCCGGCCCTCAGCCTTGAGCTATATGTACTGAGCCATCTGCTCACTCGCTGCACCCCTGCAGGGATCGGGAGAGACACTGTGAAGGCCCTGCATGGCCTGGGAGCCAGAGTGATAGCCGTGAGCCGCACCAACACTGACCTGGTCAGCCTCTCCAAGGAGGTGAGGCACACAACCTCCACCGCACCCCGTCACCCCCAGCGCCAGGGCCAGAGCCTGCTCCCGCACACCTTCATGAGCCTGCTGGGACCACCTCCTTTGGTTACCAGCCAATGCTTCTCCACAGTGCCCTGGGATAGAGACCGTGTGTGTGGACCTGGGTGACTGGGAGGCCACGGAGCGGGCGCTGGGCAGCGTGGGCCCCGTGGACCTGCTGGTGAACAACGCTGCCGTGGCGCTGGCGCAGCCCTTCCTGGAGGTCACCAAGGAGGCCTTCGACAGGTGGGGAGTAGGAGAGCTGGTGGACTGGGGAAGGGTTGCTGAGATCGTGGGGCAGATGTGGCCACGCACTTGACtctatgcccctcccccagggccttcAACGTGAACTTGCGCTCGGTGGTCCAGGTATCCCAGGTGAGCCAGGGGGAGGACAAGGCCCAGCGATAACAAGGCCCAGGTGGGAGCACGCTGGGGTCAGATTGCCCCTCTCTTGGCTTCTAGATtgtggcccggggcatgatccacCGTGGAGTGCCTGGCTCCATCGTCAATGTCTCCAGCATGGTGGCCCATGTCACCTTCCCCAACTTATCTGTCTACAGTGAGTCCCTCTGCCCAGCCTGTAGCCCCGCCCCCCACATTCCATGCAGGAGATGCTGGGCTCCAGGCTTAGCCTCTGTGCAAAGAAGGCTGAATCCCTAAGTGTCCTCAGCACTGCCCTCCCTCCACAGGCTCTACCAAGGGTGCAATGACCATGCTCACCAAAGCCATGGCCTCAGAGCTGGGGCCATACAAGGTGGGCGTGGAAAGGGGGCCCtgagggacaggggtgggggggccacaGGAGGTGGGTCTGCAGGCACAAGGTAGGTGCTGGGGAGCGGGGCTTGCAGCTGGCAAGGGTCATGGGCAGCATGGGGCGTGGGGTATGGGAGAGGCCTGAGGAGGATCCGAGGCTCTGGCAGTGGGGTCAGAGATTGGACGCGGAAAGTAAGCtctgcgggggcggcgggggccggcaGGGGGGCTCACCTACCTGCTGAGGCCGCCGTTGGCCCCGGGCCCTAGATTCGGGTCAACTCCGTGGGCCCTACGGTGGTGCCGACGGCCATGAGCCAGAAGATCCTGACGGACCCCGAGTTTGTCCGGAAGCTGAAGGAGCGGCACCCGCTGCGGAAGTTCGCTGGTGAGCGGGGCTGCGGGGAGCGGgcacgggcggggcggggccggggctgccggGACGCGCCCCCGCCGACCCCGCCTGCCCCCGCCGCAACCCGCAGACATGGAGGACGTGGTCAACAGCATCCTCTTCCTGCTCAGCGACCGCAGCGCCTCCACCAGCGGCTCGGGCATCCTCGTGGACGGCGGGTACCTGGCCTCCTAGGGCGCCGGCGCGGGCGAGCCAGCGGGGCCCTGCTCGGTCcagcgggccccgcccccgccccgccgcggccccgccctcccctccctggccccgcccccgccccgccgcggccccgcccctcccctccctggccccgcccccgccccgccgcggccacgccctcccctccctggccccgACGCGACCACGCCCCTCCAtgggcccgcccccgccccgccgcggccaCGCCCCTCcatggccccgcccctccctggccccgcccccggcagccCATCGCCCGTGCAGGCTCCGTGTGTGGCCGCGCTCCGCATCCACAGCCGCGCCGCCGTGAAACTCGCCCCGTCGCCCCCGCCCACTGTGTCCTCCGTCGCTGGTGGGATTTGCCTAAATAAACGGAGGCCATTGTCCTGGATCCGGTGCTTGCCGGGTTTGGAGGGAGGCGCCGGGAGGTGAAGGGGCGGATCCCCGGCCGCCGGGACTCCCCGCGACCTGGCTCCGGGCTGCCGGGCTGCGCCGTGTTTGCAGGGAGCCTCGCGGCCCGTGCTCTTCCCCAGAGCAGCGCAGCAGCCCTGCGCTgagcccagagggcagggccgAGCGGGCTGCGGCCACCTTCCCCACCCGCAGCTCCGACCGCCAGCAGCCGGGCGGCTGCGGGTCTGGGAGCTGGGGAAGGTGCCCTGGACTGGACCAGGCCATCCCTGGGGAGGACGGGATGGCGCGGTGCTGGAGCAGCCCGGTTTATCCCGCACACTTCCCTCCCCGCACCAGAGCACTGGCCGGAAGGGGTCCGCAGCGGGGCCTGCCTGCTGTCCCGGCCCAGTCCAGACCCAACAGCTCTGCGGGCCCTGTGGGGTTTCCCTGGAGCTCGCCTGAGTAGAGCCCCCACGTGGCAACCGCGGGGTGATGCGGCCTGTGGTGGTCCCTCAGCTAGACTGGGAaagcctccctccctggcccgGGAGGCGGGGAAGAGGGGTTGGGTGGGTACTGCGGGGCTAGGAGAGCCTCCGGCCCTGGCGGGGGTGGGCACAGCTCGGGGCATTTCCGGCCAATCTGCAGGGCCCTCCTGCAGCAGGGCTTGTGGCAGCTGGACTGACCCACTGGGGATCACAGGACAGGTCAGAGGGTTGGGACACCGTTCTGAGGTCAAAGGAAAGTCACAGAAGGGATCTAAGCCGATGTGCCTTCCCAAAAGGACCTCAGGTGGCCTCCggcaggcagagggcagggtTTGCTGGGAAGCCACAGGGTGTGCACCTCAGGGccaggctgggtggggaggaCTCCCTTGGCTGTTCTCCAGGGGCTTCTCAGGTCTGTGCCGTATGCTGCCCTGGCTACTGTCTCCTCCAGCCTGTGCACTCCTCTGGGCCCAAAGCCCCAGCGACCCAGAGGCCCTGCAATCACCGAGTCCCTATTCTTGACCACAGAAGGGACTCCAGGCAGTTCTAGGCTTTCTCACCATGACCCACATATCAGCTTTTATGTGCGAGGCAGTGCACACGCGGGCTCATATATGTCTGTAAATGACCCCACAGCCTCAGGAAACAAAGCTTGCCCTCACTGGACACCGCACCCCGACAACCCCAATCCCATGTCTCCTTATCCTGCCccaagtgttttatttttctttttaagattttatttatttacgagagacacacagaaagagagacagagacagacacaggcagagggataagcaggctccatgcagggagcctgacgtgggactcaatcccgggaccccaggatcacgccctgggctgcaggcgatgccaaaccactgcaccaccggggctgccctgcccaaGTGTTTTAAACAGCTGGtggtctggggcagcccaggtggcccagaggtttagcgccgccttcagcccagggcgtgaccccggggtcctgggatcgagtcctgcccccggctccctgcatggagcctgcttctccctctgcctgtgtctctgtctctgtctctctctgtgtgtctctcaggaataaataaaatcttaaaaaaaaaaaagagctggtggTCTCAAGTGGGCAGGCCTTTACACTGGGGTTCAGCCCCCTGGAAGTTCCAGTGGACCTTTGTGGCAGTGGCTTCCTCGCGCTGACAGTTGTCCAAGTGAAGCGGCTGAGCCacgcccggggcggggcgggagggccaGGCCGTCCTCCCGCGCCGCCTTCTCGGGCGCCACCGACCACCCCTGGGTCTGCAACCGCCCGGCGGGAGGAGACGCGCCGAGGTTGAccggccgccccgccgcgcccgccccctcggcccgccccgccccgccccgggggtGCTCTCGCAGTGTCCCCGCCCCACCGGGCCCGGCCTGTGACTGgtcccccgcgccccgccccgcgccctcccgccTGCGGTCCGGCCGCGCCGCGCGCAGAGACGGAACCGCGGCCATGGAGCTGGGGCTGGCGGGCCGCCGGGCGCTCGTCACGGGGGCGGGCAAAGGTGGGCCTGCGGGGCGGCCGGGCGCCGGGGTCCAGGGGGCGGCCGGGGTCCAGGGGGCGGGGTCCGGGGGTCCAGGGGTCCAGGGGGCGGCCGGGGTCCAGGGGGCGGGGTCCGGGGGTCCAGGGGGCGGCTGGGGTCCAGGGGGCGGGGTCCGGGGGTCCAGGGGTCCGGGGGGGGCGGGGTCCGGGGGTCCAGGGGGCGGGGTCCGGGGTCCAGGGGGTGGCCGGGGTCCAGGGGGCGGGGTCCGGGGGTCCGGGGCGTTGCTGGGGTCCGGGGGGGCAGCGGTGCACCACACGCACCCACACTCCCTGCAGGCATCGGGCGCAGCACGGTCCAGGCGCTGCACgccatgggggtgcaggtggtggCAGTGAGCCGGACCCAGGCCGACCTGGACAGCCTGGTCCGTGAGGTAGGCTCCACcctgtccccccccgcccccccccccgccccgccacagGCCATGGGCCAAGTGCAGGCGCCAGGCGCTGAGGCTGACCGGGGACCCTCAGCAGCCCCTCCCGGGGCACTACCGGGTGTCCGTGGGCGGCCGAGTGTGGGGGCAATGGCGACGCCGCCGTCTGGGCTTGGAAGGAGCCAGAAATGGCTGCCCTGCAGCCTAGGGTGCGGGCAGTGGACCGGCCAGGAGCCCAGGGGCCGTGTTGGCGCCTCAGCCACCTCCTTCAGCGGCCTGGGGCGCCGGACCCTCCGGGACCTCTAACCCCTCCCGGTCGGCCTGGAAGGCCTCACGTGGCAGAGGCCCAgctgtgccccccgccccgggcatGGAGCCTCTCCCAGCTGggccccccccatacacacagtGTCCCGGGGTGGAGCCCGTGTGTGTGGACCTGGGTGACTGGGAGGCCACGGAGCGGGCGCTGGGCAGCGTGGGCCCCGTGGACCTGCTGGTGAACAACGCTGCCGTGGCGCTGCTGCAGCCCTTCCTGGAGGTCACCAAGGAGGCGTGTGACACGTGAGCCGGCCAGGGTGGGGGAACCCTAGGGCAAGGGCTGGCCCCTGCGGCAGCGGGCCCCAGTCCCTGACCAGGGTCTCCCCATCTGCCTCCAGGTCCTTCCACGTGAACCTGCGGGCcgtcatccaggtgtcccaggtgaGCTGCCttcagggcaggggtgggaacGCCCGGTGGGTGACTAGTTCTGCCTCACGTTCCCTCTGCAATTCCAGATTGTGGCCCGCGGCTTAATAGCCAGGGGAGCCCCAGGGTCCATCGTGAACATCTCCAGCCAGGCCTCGCAGCGAGCAATAGCCAACCACAGCGTCTACTGTGAGTAAGCCCCCCGCTCCGCCCTCGCCCGACCCCACGGACCCCCAAGCCTGTGGCCAGCTCGGACTCCAGGCATCCCGCTCCTCACAGGCTCCACCAAAGGTGCCATGGACATGCTGACCAAGGTGATGGCTCTGGAGCTTGGGCCACACAAGGTGAGCCCTGTGCGATGCCTCCCACCACCCAGCCCACATACCCTGGGCACCTAGTCTGCCTTGCTGACCTCCTCCCTATCCTCCTGGTGCAGATCCGCGTGAACACGGTGAACCCCACAGTGGTGATGACCCCCATGGGCCAGGCCAATTGGAGCAACCCTCAGAAGGCCAAGACCAtgctggatcgaatcccacttggCAAGTTTGCGGGTGAGTCAGGCAGGAGCCCAGCTGGAAGTTGCACCAGTAGCCCCAGTGCCTGCCTAGAtgaggggtgggaagggaggatgGAGGAGCGCCCCCGCACCTGTGCCCTGACTCCCACCCTGCCTGCAGAGGTGGAGAACGTGGTGGACACCATCCTCTTCCTGCTGAGTGACCGGAGCAGCATGACCACGGGTTCCACTGTGCCGGTGGATGGGGGCTTCCTGGCCACCTGAGTCTCTACCTGACACCCCTGCTCCATGCGGACCCCCCCCACCCAGTTTCTCCAATAAACATGAGTCTTCTGCTCAGCCTGCACATTGATTCCTAGGCTCTGGCAAGTGGCCAGGCGATGCAGAGTCCCGGGCTGCGTGCAGGAGTGAGTACCCGGTGGACTCACACCCCAGGCAGGGTGGCACGTGACTCCCTTGCCTGAGGTTTTCAGGCCTGGGAAGTGGGACCTTCCAGAAGGCCAGCTACTAAGCCTGGTGGTGAATTTGACCAAGGATGACCTTTGGCCCTGTCCAGAGGCCTTTGGGGTACGGGCAGCGGAGTCTTTAGCAGCCGGCTCTGTGGGGTAATCCTGACGTAAATGTTGGTTCATGTTCCTCAAAGTTAATGAGTTAGACAAACGGGAAACAAGAAAGATGGACATGGGAGCTTCGCTAATTGTCAGGGATCTGAACAACTTCTTTGCTGAATTAGATGAGAGTTCTCAGATACtggaagaacattttttttcacctttttaagAGTTCCTCACAAAGTACTGAGCACACGAGGCGCAGCACGGGAGCTTGATCTGCACTTCTCCGTTGCTTTCCGTCTAGACAGTTCATGGTAAATCAAGTCCCGTGGGAGAACCTGCCTGTTGCAGCCGTGTAGACGCGCAGCCGTGTGATGGCATTGaggacagggctggggagagATGCGTGgtctcccacctttttttttttttttttactattgatttatttcttaaaaaatatttttaaaaaatattttatttatttattcatgagagtcacagagagaggcagagacacaggcagagggagaagcgggctccctgcggggagccaatGCT
The Vulpes vulpes isolate BD-2025 chromosome 2, VulVul3, whole genome shotgun sequence genome window above contains:
- the LOC112920583 gene encoding carbonyl reductase [NADPH] 2-like → MPPSPAGRRLRVSTMQLNFSGLQALVTGAGKGIGRDTVKALHGLGARVIAVSRTNTDLVSLSKECPGIETVCVDLGDWEATERALGSVGPVDLLVNNAAVALAQPFLEVTKEAFDRAFNVNLRSVVQVSQIVARGMIHRGVPGSIVNVSSMVAHVTFPNLSVYSSTKGAMTMLTKAMASELGPYKIRVNSVGPTVVPTAMSQKILTDPEFVRKLKERHPLRKFADMEDVVNSILFLLSDRSASTSGSGILVDGGYLAS
- the DCXR gene encoding L-xylulose reductase, producing the protein MELGLAGRRALVTGAGKGIGRSTVQALHAMGVQVVAVSRTQADLDSLVRECPGVEPVCVDLGDWEATERALGSVGPVDLLVNNAAVALLQPFLEVTKEACDTSFHVNLRAVIQVSQIVARGLIARGAPGSIVNISSQASQRAIANHSVYCSTKGAMDMLTKVMALELGPHKIRVNTVNPTVVMTPMGQANWSNPQKAKTMLDRIPLGKFAEVENVVDTILFLLSDRSSMTTGSTVPVDGGFLAT